The Chryseobacterium sp. 52 genome includes a region encoding these proteins:
- a CDS encoding glycine betaine ABC transporter substrate-binding protein — MKKTINLGAIDLSFHKVAAAVFELILNHWGYEVKGSYHPHEKMFELQKTGEVDLLISAWLPGSHSLYLQSYHNEVIQLNPIYEPYCIWGIPDYLAEKGIEYIDDLRNPDTAGFMEKEINGIGMGAGISRFSIEIIEKYGLKESGFYFISNYPDDFYRIVEKKFLNKENFVIPLWYPQFLHHSLPIVPLKDPKHLLRGQDKAIPLLRKDSSLLFSEKEIHILSAVYLGNEAVSAMDYSFNREGLTAIQSSLSWITTRYGGLEKYLSHLESQIG; from the coding sequence ATGAAAAAGACCATCAACTTAGGAGCCATAGACCTGTCTTTCCATAAAGTGGCAGCGGCCGTTTTTGAACTTATCCTGAACCATTGGGGATATGAAGTGAAAGGGAGTTATCATCCTCACGAAAAAATGTTTGAACTCCAAAAAACGGGAGAAGTAGATCTGCTGATCAGTGCGTGGCTTCCAGGAAGCCATAGCCTTTATCTTCAGTCATATCATAATGAGGTGATACAGCTGAATCCCATTTACGAACCGTATTGTATCTGGGGGATTCCGGATTATCTGGCGGAAAAAGGAATAGAATATATTGATGATTTAAGAAATCCGGATACAGCTGGGTTCATGGAAAAGGAAATTAACGGGATCGGAATGGGAGCCGGTATCAGCCGTTTTTCTATAGAGATCATCGAAAAGTACGGACTAAAAGAAAGCGGATTCTATTTCATCAGCAATTATCCTGATGATTTTTACAGAATCGTGGAAAAAAAATTTCTGAACAAAGAAAACTTCGTTATACCGCTTTGGTATCCGCAATTTCTGCATCATAGTTTACCGATTGTCCCTTTGAAAGATCCCAAACATTTATTAAGGGGTCAGGATAAAGCCATCCCTTTGTTGAGAAAGGATTCATCTTTATTATTTTCTGAAAAAGAAATACATATATTATCAGCCGTATATCTGGGTAATGAAGCCGTTTCAGCTATGGATTACTCTTTTAACAGAGAGGGATTAACGGCCATACAATCTTCCCTGAGCTGGATCACGACACGGTACGGAGGTCTCGAAAAATACCTCTCGCATTTGGAATCACAAATAGGATGA
- the ctlX gene encoding citrulline utilization hydrolase CtlX — MQTTDTVLMIEPIAFGYNAETAKNNYFQVEQTGSDIQSKALEEFNTFVGKLRSKGINVITIKDTLDPHTPDSIFPNNWVSFHNDGKVVLYPMFAQNRRVERRNDIIETIKGHGFDVEEIDDRSSSEADEKFLEGTGSMIFDHDRKIAYGSVSLRLDEHLFRAFCEKYGFTPIVFHSYQTVGTERLPIYHTNVMMCVADQFVVICLDCIDDELEREKVIETIKNSGKEIIEISEEQMQQFAGNMLQVQNKDGQKFLVMSQTAYQSLVPEQVAAIEKYCEIIYSDLNTIEVNGGGSARCMLAEVFLPKK, encoded by the coding sequence ATGCAGACAACAGATACCGTATTAATGATAGAGCCGATCGCGTTCGGTTATAACGCTGAAACAGCAAAAAATAATTATTTTCAGGTTGAACAGACAGGTTCAGACATTCAGTCGAAAGCTTTGGAGGAGTTCAATACTTTTGTTGGAAAACTGAGAAGCAAAGGAATTAATGTGATTACCATAAAAGACACTTTAGATCCTCATACTCCGGATTCTATTTTTCCGAATAACTGGGTAAGTTTCCACAATGACGGAAAAGTAGTTTTATATCCAATGTTCGCACAGAACAGAAGAGTAGAAAGAAGAAATGATATTATTGAAACCATAAAAGGGCATGGGTTTGATGTAGAAGAAATTGATGACCGATCTTCTTCAGAAGCTGATGAAAAATTTTTGGAAGGAACGGGAAGTATGATCTTCGACCATGATCGTAAGATTGCTTATGGTTCAGTTTCTTTAAGACTTGATGAACATCTATTCAGAGCATTCTGTGAAAAATATGGATTCACGCCCATCGTTTTTCATTCTTACCAGACGGTAGGAACAGAAAGACTTCCTATTTATCACACCAACGTTATGATGTGTGTGGCTGATCAGTTTGTAGTGATCTGTTTAGACTGTATCGATGATGAGCTGGAAAGAGAAAAGGTGATTGAAACCATCAAAAACTCTGGAAAAGAGATCATTGAAATTTCAGAAGAGCAGATGCAGCAGTTTGCCGGAAATATGCTTCAGGTTCAGAATAAAGACGGACAAAAGTTTTTGGTGATGAGCCAGACTGCTTATCAGTCGTTGGTTCCTGAACAGGTGGCTGCCATAGAAAAATACTGTGAGATCATTTATTCAGATTTGAATACCATCGAGGTGAATGGAGGCGGAAGTGCAAGATGTATGCTTGCTGAGGTTTTCCTTCCAAAAAAATAA
- a CDS encoding four helix bundle protein — translation MPTVRFYQDLKVFQRSFEAAVQIYELSKSFIAKLTDSEGEVRETQTGLQFALACRYISEEQFNNLNNQYNQIIGMLGNMLSQSEKWCSFSSDNNPEEKLIWLEL, via the coding sequence ATGCCAACAGTCAGGTTTTATCAGGATTTAAAAGTTTTTCAAAGATCTTTTGAAGCTGCTGTACAGATCTATGAACTCTCAAAATCTTTTATTGCTAAATTAACGGACTCTGAAGGAGAGGTAAGAGAAACCCAAACAGGGCTTCAATTTGCTTTAGCTTGCAGATATATTAGTGAAGAACAATTTAATAATTTAAATAATCAGTATAATCAAATCATAGGGATGTTGGGTAACATGTTGAGTCAATCCGAAAAATGGTGTTCATTTTCTTCAGATAATAATCCAGAGGAAAAACTCATTTGGCTGGAACTCTAA
- a CDS encoding dimethylarginine dimethylaminohydrolase family protein has product MRLNIKNETGRLKSVVLGQPNSMGSVPTLEESYDAKSYYSIEHNMYPKEVDIINEMNAFEAVLKKYDVEVLRPSIIKDYNQVFSRDVAFVIDDKMIISNVIADRADEQEAYKKVFEKVAWRKIINLPETAHIEGGDVIVWDDFLFIGTCFSEDYRNYKTARTNEYAIEILKEYFPKKRIIDLELKKNDKIPFEGILHLDCTFNPVGKDKCLIYKNGFVDESDYRLIIDIFGEENCFHLNDEEMFEMFPNIFSISPDIVVSDNTFTRMNNHLRNEWGMTVEEIPYREISKMGGLLRCSTMPLVRE; this is encoded by the coding sequence ATGAGACTAAACATTAAAAACGAAACGGGCAGGCTGAAATCAGTTGTTCTAGGCCAGCCTAATTCAATGGGATCTGTTCCCACACTAGAAGAGAGTTATGATGCTAAATCATATTACTCAATCGAACATAATATGTATCCTAAAGAAGTGGATATCATCAACGAGATGAATGCTTTTGAAGCTGTACTTAAGAAATATGATGTGGAAGTCCTTCGTCCCAGCATTATCAAAGATTACAATCAGGTATTTTCAAGAGATGTAGCTTTTGTGATTGACGACAAAATGATCATCTCAAACGTGATTGCAGACAGAGCCGATGAACAGGAGGCTTATAAGAAAGTTTTTGAAAAAGTTGCCTGGAGAAAAATTATCAATCTTCCGGAAACGGCGCATATCGAAGGCGGAGACGTAATTGTATGGGATGATTTTCTTTTCATAGGAACCTGTTTCAGTGAAGATTACAGAAACTATAAAACGGCAAGAACCAACGAATACGCGATTGAAATTCTGAAAGAATATTTTCCAAAGAAAAGAATCATCGATCTGGAATTAAAGAAAAATGATAAAATTCCGTTTGAAGGAATTTTACACCTTGACTGCACATTCAATCCGGTAGGAAAAGATAAATGTCTTATTTATAAAAATGGATTTGTAGATGAAAGCGATTACCGCCTGATCATCGATATTTTCGGGGAAGAAAACTGTTTTCACCTTAATGATGAGGAAATGTTTGAAATGTTCCCGAATATTTTCTCCATTTCTCCGGACATTGTTGTCTCCGACAATACATTCACAAGAATGAACAATCACCTGAGAAATGAATGGGGAATGACCGTAGAAGAAATCCCTTACCGGGAAATCTCTAAAATGGGAGGATTATTGAGATGTTCTACAATGCCGTTGGTGAGAGAATAA
- a CDS encoding TonB-dependent receptor domain-containing protein → MTIKLWLSLLLLFLSLFGKAQETVKGKVLDSETKKEIFRAEISVLNESDRRIIQKVQTDSSGFFQLNTIPDGSYLSIQKNDYEIRKLEKTEDFSLIELKPMAENISEVVIRATGRSIKLNDGNIVMSVSGNKDFKTSANLIEVLKKTPGVSIDQEGAIFIGGRITPAIFIDGKPIVMSSQELQAYLRSLPPEMVESIEVNANPSSKYDAEFKGIIDIRLKRNGNLGWKGNYNGNTYINRFSYRENALNLSYNTAKTAYSLQASYNNGISIYKYNALQRLANTNVMQTTTHQEDEGQIYSVQTGADFRINDKNRVGINVRGNFRKNERSRFGSLYTTNKDGSQLIFNTESENPIDYSQENYGLTADYSFQNKGFKLSFLGNYLTVKNKQKDDFINRDQPTTELLSYWKSDMLNNIDIQTAQIDASQKIGNADIEAGIKYSRSDTNNNIRYDTLSVDDRFVFDPERSNMFSYKEKIWAGYLSYRQKFGKLQVNAGLRFENTQSISDAVTRDSIVSRNYLEWLPSFSTTYTFNKTNELSLSYSRKITRPVFSQLNPFRVYYSPLNYWIGNPYLQPSFTSQIKLTYRYKNWVTGVTVGKEKDVMTRYPVYNPETNVLEYLGTNLPYRKFASVETSFPVKLTKWWNVTSQIAGYYNDEFRPYLDEVFALKIYSYELRVNQVFSLPKGYTVNLFANYESKTGNSLYIIKPRYTVDLSVQKSWFNNTLNTKIAYNNIFDSYNQQLEFRHKQIMDNRFTHWWDSSRLIISVAYSFGSSKYQTKDIQKTEEENRAR, encoded by the coding sequence ATGACGATCAAATTATGGCTCTCCCTGTTACTCCTATTTTTGTCACTTTTCGGGAAAGCTCAGGAAACAGTAAAAGGAAAAGTGCTGGACTCAGAAACAAAAAAAGAGATCTTTCGTGCTGAAATTTCAGTATTAAATGAATCAGACCGCCGGATCATTCAAAAAGTTCAGACCGATTCCTCAGGGTTCTTTCAGTTAAATACTATTCCCGACGGATCTTATCTTAGCATTCAGAAAAATGACTATGAAATCAGAAAACTTGAGAAGACAGAAGACTTTTCTTTAATCGAGTTAAAACCTATGGCAGAAAATATTTCTGAAGTTGTAATTCGTGCTACGGGAAGAAGTATAAAACTCAATGACGGAAATATAGTGATGAGTGTTTCTGGTAATAAAGACTTTAAAACATCAGCGAATCTTATAGAAGTTTTAAAGAAAACGCCCGGCGTTTCCATCGATCAGGAAGGAGCTATTTTTATAGGAGGAAGAATTACTCCGGCAATTTTTATTGATGGAAAGCCCATTGTAATGAGTAGCCAGGAGCTACAGGCTTATCTTCGGTCGCTGCCTCCTGAAATGGTAGAATCTATTGAAGTAAATGCCAATCCTTCTTCAAAATATGATGCAGAATTTAAAGGGATTATTGATATCAGGCTGAAAAGAAATGGTAATCTCGGCTGGAAAGGAAATTATAATGGGAATACTTATATCAATAGATTCAGCTACAGAGAAAATGCTTTAAATCTTTCTTATAATACAGCGAAAACAGCTTACAGCCTGCAGGCAAGTTATAATAACGGGATTTCAATCTATAAGTATAACGCACTGCAAAGGCTTGCCAATACCAATGTGATGCAGACAACTACCCATCAGGAAGATGAAGGACAGATATATAGTGTACAAACGGGTGCCGATTTTAGAATCAATGATAAAAACAGGGTTGGCATTAATGTAAGAGGGAATTTCAGAAAGAATGAACGAAGCCGCTTTGGCTCACTTTATACGACTAATAAGGATGGGTCGCAGCTGATCTTTAATACAGAAAGCGAAAACCCTATAGATTATTCCCAGGAAAATTATGGACTTACCGCTGATTATTCATTTCAAAATAAAGGTTTTAAATTGAGTTTTTTAGGGAATTATCTTACCGTGAAAAATAAACAGAAAGACGATTTTATTAATAGAGATCAGCCCACCACTGAGCTTTTATCCTATTGGAAATCTGATATGCTTAATAACATTGATATTCAGACTGCTCAGATTGATGCCTCTCAAAAGATAGGAAACGCAGATATTGAGGCAGGAATAAAATATAGCCGTTCTGATACGAATAATAATATCCGGTACGATACACTTTCTGTCGATGACCGTTTTGTATTTGATCCTGAGCGCAGCAATATGTTTTCATATAAAGAAAAAATATGGGCAGGCTATCTTTCATACAGACAAAAGTTCGGAAAGCTTCAGGTTAATGCAGGCTTAAGATTTGAGAATACTCAAAGTATTTCGGATGCGGTTACCAGGGATTCGATAGTCTCAAGAAATTACCTGGAATGGCTGCCTTCTTTCAGTACGACATATACTTTTAATAAAACGAATGAGCTGTCACTTTCATATAGTAGAAAAATCACGAGACCTGTATTTTCGCAGCTTAATCCATTTAGGGTTTATTATAGTCCGCTGAATTACTGGATTGGAAATCCCTATCTGCAGCCATCTTTCACCAGCCAGATTAAGCTTACTTATCGTTATAAGAACTGGGTTACAGGAGTTACCGTAGGAAAAGAAAAAGATGTGATGACCCGTTATCCTGTTTACAATCCGGAAACCAATGTCCTTGAATATCTGGGGACCAACCTTCCTTACCGGAAATTTGCTTCAGTAGAAACCAGTTTTCCTGTAAAATTGACGAAATGGTGGAATGTTACCAGTCAGATTGCCGGATATTATAATGATGAATTCAGACCCTATCTTGATGAGGTTTTTGCCTTAAAAATTTATAGTTATGAACTTAGAGTAAACCAGGTTTTCTCTTTACCAAAAGGATATACCGTTAATCTGTTTGCTAATTATGAATCCAAAACCGGGAATAGCCTGTATATTATAAAACCGAGGTACACTGTAGATCTTTCAGTACAGAAATCCTGGTTTAACAATACGCTGAATACGAAAATTGCATACAATAATATTTTTGACTCTTATAATCAGCAATTGGAATTCAGACATAAACAAATCATGGACAACAGGTTTACTCATTGGTGGGATAGCAGCCGTCTTATCATTTCAGTAGCTTACAGTTTTGGAAGTTCAAAATACCAGACAAAAGATATTCAGAAGACAGAAGAAGAGAATAGGGCCAGATAA
- a CDS encoding helix-turn-helix domain-containing protein, protein MTFGQQMLFFFSALGAFNGLLLGIYLLFVKRLKYIPDFFLGLIVLTLSVRVGISVCFYFYPDWVSIIPHLGMSALFFTGPALYYYIRSSFLQEKFDLKQSRTSFGVLTLILGAAGLLYLFFPITWDRYFGSFIYTVWAVFVLVSTYQYYIFSKRAAKNPNQFILPVLISNIIILITYQLISTGWIQIYCAGGSLVFSFVLYANFLILFSKKNDQNSVKEINKYTNKKISGELADSFTSKLERLMNSEELYKNPNLKLSDLSDRMNMSAHQLSQLLNDNLGKSFSTYINEYRIGEACEKIEEGSFLKIEEIGYEVGFNSKSTFFSTFKKIKNTTPLLYKQSQIPSDMRFQSSDL, encoded by the coding sequence ATGACTTTCGGACAGCAGATGTTATTTTTCTTCAGCGCATTAGGAGCCTTTAATGGACTCTTACTCGGAATTTATCTTCTGTTTGTCAAGAGGCTTAAATATATCCCTGACTTCTTTTTAGGTTTAATTGTATTGACATTAAGCGTCAGAGTTGGGATTTCAGTATGTTTTTATTTTTATCCTGACTGGGTAAGTATAATTCCACACTTAGGAATGTCGGCATTATTTTTTACAGGGCCGGCTTTGTATTATTATATCAGGTCATCATTCCTGCAGGAAAAATTTGATTTAAAGCAAAGTAGAACGTCTTTTGGTGTTCTTACACTGATTCTTGGAGCGGCTGGATTGTTGTACCTCTTCTTTCCCATTACCTGGGATAGATATTTCGGAAGTTTTATTTATACGGTCTGGGCAGTATTTGTCTTAGTCTCCACGTATCAGTATTATATTTTTTCAAAACGAGCAGCTAAGAATCCCAATCAATTTATCCTTCCGGTGCTGATAAGTAATATCATTATTTTGATCACCTATCAGTTAATTTCTACAGGCTGGATACAGATCTACTGTGCAGGCGGAAGCCTTGTATTCTCATTTGTACTGTATGCTAACTTTTTAATTCTTTTCAGTAAAAAGAATGATCAAAATTCAGTGAAAGAGATTAATAAATATACCAATAAAAAGATCTCAGGAGAGCTCGCTGATAGCTTTACATCAAAGCTTGAGAGGTTAATGAATTCAGAGGAATTATATAAAAATCCCAACCTGAAATTAAGTGATCTTTCGGACAGAATGAATATGTCTGCCCATCAGCTTTCCCAGCTGCTTAACGATAATCTTGGTAAAAGTTTTTCTACTTACATTAATGAATACAGGATTGGGGAAGCCTGTGAAAAAATAGAAGAAGGATCTTTTCTTAAAATAGAAGAGATCGGTTATGAAGTCGGGTTTAATTCGAAGTCGACATTCTTTTCTACGTTCAAGAAAATAAAAAATACAACACCTCTTTTGTACAAACAGTCGCAAATCCCTTCTGATATGAGGTTTCAGAGTTCAGATTTATAA
- a CDS encoding citrate synthase: MSDNKVILNYDGNSYEYPIVDSTIGDRGIDISKLRDQTGLITLDLGYKNTGATLSDITYLDGDKGELFYRGYPIEQIAEKSNFTEVMYLLLNGELPTQDQFSSFNNNIKKYNFIAEEMKKIIDAFPRSAHPMGVLSSLTSALTAFNPKAVNVNSKEEMDHAAELMIAKFSHLCAWTYRKTQGLSLNHGDNSLNYVENFYKMAFRLPNEEFEVNPVIVDALDKLLILHADHEQNCSTSTVRMVGSAHTGLFASISAGVSALWGPLHGGANQAVIEMLELIEKDGGDVNKWVAKAKDKNDSFRLMGFGHRVYKNFDPRAKIIKKAADDILSALGIQDKALDIAMQLEKVALEDEYFIERKLYPNVDFYSGIIYRALGIPTEMFTVMFALGRLPGWISQWKEMRMKGDPIGRPRQVYQGAQQRDYIDITNR; encoded by the coding sequence ATGTCAGACAACAAAGTAATATTGAATTACGACGGTAATTCATATGAATATCCAATCGTGGATAGTACTATCGGAGACAGAGGGATTGATATTTCAAAATTAAGAGACCAGACAGGTTTGATCACTCTGGATTTAGGTTACAAAAACACCGGAGCTACTCTTAGCGACATCACTTACTTAGACGGAGATAAAGGAGAATTATTCTACAGAGGTTATCCAATCGAGCAGATTGCTGAGAAGTCTAACTTCACTGAAGTAATGTACCTTTTATTAAATGGTGAATTACCTACTCAAGATCAGTTCAGTTCTTTCAACAACAATATTAAAAAATATAACTTCATAGCAGAGGAGATGAAAAAAATCATCGATGCTTTCCCTCGTTCTGCTCACCCTATGGGAGTTTTATCTTCTTTAACTTCCGCTTTAACTGCTTTTAATCCTAAAGCTGTTAACGTAAACTCTAAAGAAGAAATGGACCACGCTGCAGAATTGATGATTGCTAAGTTCTCTCACCTTTGCGCATGGACATACAGAAAAACTCAGGGTCTTTCACTGAACCACGGTGACAACAGCCTGAACTATGTAGAAAACTTCTACAAAATGGCTTTCAGATTACCAAACGAAGAATTTGAAGTAAATCCGGTAATCGTAGATGCTTTAGATAAATTATTAATCCTTCACGCTGACCACGAGCAAAACTGTTCTACATCTACTGTAAGAATGGTAGGTTCTGCTCATACAGGTCTTTTTGCTTCTATTTCTGCGGGTGTTTCTGCACTTTGGGGTCCTCTTCACGGAGGGGCTAACCAGGCTGTAATTGAAATGCTTGAATTGATCGAAAAAGATGGTGGAGATGTTAACAAATGGGTAGCAAAAGCTAAAGATAAAAATGACAGCTTCCGTCTAATGGGCTTTGGACACAGAGTGTACAAAAACTTTGACCCAAGAGCGAAGATCATTAAAAAGGCAGCTGATGATATTCTTAGCGCATTAGGAATTCAGGATAAAGCTCTTGACATTGCAATGCAGTTAGAAAAAGTAGCACTTGAAGACGAATACTTCATCGAAAGAAAACTATATCCAAACGTAGATTTCTATTCAGGTATTATCTACAGAGCATTAGGAATTCCTACAGAAATGTTCACCGTAATGTTTGCATTAGGAAGACTTCCGGGATGGATTTCTCAGTGGAAAGAAATGAGAATGAAAGGAGACCCTATCGGAAGACCAAGACAGGTTTACCAAGGTGCTCAACAAAGAGATTACATCGATATTACAAACAGATAA
- the eno gene encoding phosphopyruvate hydratase — MSAISFIEARQILDSRGNPTIEVDVFTESGAMGRAAVPSGASTGEHEAVELRDGGSIYMGKGVLKAVENVKEVIAENLIGQPVFEQNFIDQIMIDLDGTANKGNLGANAILGVSLAVAKAAAAELRIPLYKYVGGVNANTLPVPMMNVINGGSHSDAPIAFQEFMVMPVKAESFSDALRKGTEIFHNLKSILHSRGLSTAVGDEGGFAPTFKGTEDALDTLLQAIEKAGYKPGDDIMLALDCAASEFYKDGIYDYRKFQTPDAAQFSSSEQVSYLAELAAKYPIISIEDGMQENDWEGWKMLTDRIGDRVQLVGDDLFVTNVERLSRGVKEGIANSILVKVNQIGSLSETMDAVQMAQNNKFTSVMSHRSGETEDSTIADLAVAMNCGQIKTGSASRSDRMAKYNQLLRIEEALGDTAIFPGLEAFKIKR; from the coding sequence ATGAGTGCAATTTCTTTCATAGAAGCGAGACAAATTTTGGATTCCAGAGGTAATCCTACCATTGAAGTAGATGTATTTACGGAAAGCGGAGCCATGGGACGTGCCGCGGTACCTTCAGGCGCATCTACAGGTGAACATGAAGCAGTGGAATTACGTGACGGTGGTTCAATTTATATGGGGAAAGGAGTCCTGAAAGCTGTTGAAAACGTAAAAGAAGTTATTGCAGAAAACTTAATTGGACAGCCGGTTTTTGAGCAGAATTTCATCGACCAGATTATGATTGATCTTGATGGAACTGCCAATAAAGGAAACCTTGGTGCTAATGCAATTTTAGGGGTTTCTTTAGCTGTAGCAAAAGCTGCTGCTGCTGAACTAAGAATACCGTTATACAAATATGTAGGAGGAGTGAATGCAAACACACTTCCTGTTCCAATGATGAATGTCATCAACGGAGGATCTCACTCTGATGCGCCTATCGCATTCCAGGAATTTATGGTAATGCCGGTAAAGGCAGAATCTTTCTCTGATGCATTAAGAAAAGGAACTGAAATTTTCCACAACCTGAAATCTATTCTTCATTCAAGAGGTCTTTCTACAGCTGTAGGTGACGAAGGAGGTTTTGCACCTACTTTCAAAGGGACTGAAGATGCTTTGGATACCTTACTTCAGGCTATCGAAAAAGCAGGTTATAAGCCGGGTGATGATATTATGTTAGCGCTTGACTGTGCCGCTTCAGAATTCTATAAAGACGGAATTTACGATTACAGAAAATTCCAGACTCCGGATGCAGCTCAGTTCTCCAGCAGCGAGCAGGTTTCTTACCTTGCAGAATTAGCTGCTAAATATCCAATCATTTCTATCGAAGACGGTATGCAGGAAAATGACTGGGAAGGATGGAAAATGCTTACCGACAGAATCGGTGACAGAGTTCAGCTTGTAGGTGACGATTTATTCGTAACCAACGTAGAAAGATTATCAAGAGGGGTAAAAGAAGGTATTGCCAACTCAATCCTGGTAAAAGTAAACCAGATCGGTTCTCTTTCTGAAACAATGGATGCTGTACAGATGGCTCAGAATAACAAGTTCACTTCAGTAATGTCTCACAGATCAGGAGAAACTGAAGACTCTACAATTGCTGATTTAGCAGTAGCAATGAATTGCGGACAAATCAAAACAGGATCTGCGTCAAGATCAGACAGAATGGCAAAATATAACCAGCTGTTGAGAATTGAAGAAGCATTGGGCGATACGGCAATTTTTCCAGGTTTGGAAGCATTTAAAATTAAAAGATAA
- a CDS encoding sensor histidine kinase, with product MTHIQDDIKLAYIIAISIMMLFVVFIVLIVVLYNKRQLFFIQQQQLKEAEYQNQLLQKELEKQKSIEQERERISHDMHDDLGAGISALKLQAEFLKQKAEDDDLQSDIDELLKTSEEMNLSMREMLWSLNSGNDTLGSFIEYAVQYADNFLKKTKIKLWTESIDILSDTSISTELRRNMFLCLKESINNAYKHSQSNQLKLSFVQTDKEFIMKVSDNGIGIINERNEGNGLRNMKRRMQEQNGECHILSEGSGTELLFRVLL from the coding sequence ATGACACATATTCAGGATGATATAAAATTAGCTTATATTATAGCTATTTCGATAATGATGTTATTCGTAGTCTTTATTGTTTTAATAGTTGTTTTATATAATAAAAGACAACTCTTTTTTATTCAACAGCAACAGCTAAAAGAAGCAGAATACCAAAATCAGCTCCTTCAAAAAGAGCTCGAAAAACAAAAATCCATAGAACAGGAACGTGAACGTATCTCGCACGACATGCATGACGATCTGGGAGCAGGGATTTCAGCACTGAAATTGCAGGCAGAATTCTTGAAACAAAAAGCAGAAGATGATGATCTGCAAAGTGATATTGATGAACTTCTGAAAACATCCGAAGAAATGAACCTGTCTATGCGGGAAATGCTCTGGAGTTTAAACTCAGGAAATGATACACTTGGAAGTTTTATAGAGTACGCTGTTCAATATGCGGATAACTTCCTCAAAAAAACAAAAATAAAACTTTGGACGGAAAGTATAGACATCCTATCAGATACTTCAATTTCCACAGAGCTGAGAAGAAATATGTTTTTATGTTTAAAAGAGTCTATTAATAATGCTTATAAACATAGTCAGTCTAATCAGCTAAAGCTTTCATTTGTTCAAACGGATAAAGAATTCATCATGAAGGTTTCTGACAACGGAATCGGAATTATTAATGAAAGAAATGAAGGAAACGGCCTCCGAAACATGAAACGACGAATGCAGGAGCAGAACGGCGAATGTCATATTTTATCCGAAGGCTCCGGAACAGAACTTCTTTTCCGGGTTTTACTGTAA
- a CDS encoding response regulator, which translates to MSISIAIVEDEKNYNNALKKVINYQDDMRVVAQFFDGNDALKNLPDISPDVVMMDIQLQDMLGIEIIEKLRKEMTNTQFIMCTSFEDDEKIFNSLKAGAMGYLIKGESMDKILSSIRDVYNGGAPMSLSIARKVLGHFERKLPENKDFDDLTEREKEILELLSQGLLYKEIADQKFISIDTVKKHVGNIYRKLHVSNKVEAINKFNHFKN; encoded by the coding sequence ATGAGTATTTCCATCGCCATAGTAGAAGACGAAAAGAACTACAACAATGCGTTGAAGAAGGTCATCAATTATCAGGATGACATGAGGGTAGTTGCTCAGTTCTTTGACGGAAATGATGCACTGAAAAATCTCCCTGATATTTCTCCGGATGTAGTGATGATGGATATCCAGCTCCAGGATATGCTGGGTATTGAAATCATAGAAAAGCTCAGAAAAGAAATGACTAATACACAATTCATCATGTGTACCAGTTTTGAAGACGATGAAAAAATATTCAATTCATTAAAAGCCGGGGCGATGGGCTATCTCATAAAAGGGGAAAGCATGGACAAGATCCTGTCTTCCATCCGTGATGTATACAATGGCGGCGCACCAATGAGCCTTTCTATTGCCCGCAAAGTGTTAGGCCACTTCGAAAGAAAGCTTCCGGAAAATAAAGATTTCGACGATCTCACTGAACGCGAAAAAGAAATTCTGGAACTTCTTTCACAGGGACTTTTGTATAAGGAAATTGCGGACCAGAAGTTCATCAGTATTGACACCGTAAAAAAACACGTAGGAAACATCTACAGAAAATTGCATGTCAGCAATAAGGTAGAAGCTATAAATAAATTTAACCATTTTAAAAACTAA